A window from Staphylococcus succinus encodes these proteins:
- the ssb gene encoding single-stranded DNA-binding protein — MINRVVLVGRLTKDPEYRTTPSGVSVATFTLAVNRTFTNAQGEREADFINCVVFRKQADNVNNYLSKGSLAGVDGRIQSRSYENQEGRRIFVTEVVCDSVQFLEPKNQNQRHAQEGNNNSQDYGQSFGGQQSGQNTSSYQNNNNNSSNNNAQSNNPFANANGPIDISDDDLPF, encoded by the coding sequence ATGATAAATAGAGTTGTTTTAGTTGGTCGTTTAACGAAAGATCCAGAATATAGAACAACACCCTCAGGCGTGAGTGTTGCGACTTTTACCTTAGCGGTAAACCGTACGTTTACAAATGCGCAAGGGGAACGCGAAGCAGATTTCATAAACTGTGTTGTTTTTAGAAAGCAAGCAGATAATGTGAATAACTACTTATCAAAAGGTAGTTTGGCTGGCGTTGACGGTCGCATTCAATCACGTAGCTATGAAAACCAAGAAGGACGTCGTATTTTTGTAACAGAAGTTGTTTGTGATAGCGTTCAATTCCTTGAACCTAAAAATCAAAACCAACGCCATGCTCAAGAAGGGAATAACAATTCTCAAGATTATGGACAAAGTTTTGGTGGTCAACAATCAGGTCAAAATACGTCATCTTATCAAAACAACAACAATAATTCATCGAATAATAATGCTCAATCAAACAATCCATTTGCTAATGCAAACGGACCGATTGATATTAGCGATGATGACTTACCATTCTAA
- the rpsF gene encoding 30S ribosomal protein S6 gives MRTYEVMYIVRPNIEEDAKKAVVERFNGILGTNGSEVLEAKDWGKRRLAYEINDFSEGYYNIVRIQTEDNEATDEFQRLAKISDDIIRYIVIREDEDKTRK, from the coding sequence ATGAGAACATATGAAGTTATGTACATCGTTCGTCCGAACATTGAGGAAGATGCTAAAAAAGCTGTTGTTGAACGTTTCAACGGAATTTTAGGTACTAATGGTTCAGAGGTATTAGAAGCTAAAGATTGGGGCAAACGCCGTTTAGCTTATGAAATTAATGATTTCAGCGAAGGTTACTACAATATCGTACGTATCCAAACTGAAGACAATGAAGCTACTGACGAATTCCAACGTTTAGCTAAAATTTCAGACGATATCATCCGTTACATCGTAATTCGTGAAGACGAAGATAAGACTAGAAAATAA
- a CDS encoding GH25 family lysozyme — protein sequence MVSTIKKSLVSLSVILASTFTFHSAQAAENTTSEKGTMGYGYQKYIEKHPEKFSKQKATGDSNNIKPEAGATSNGERILDISEWQGDLTANQVKDLKANYDFIIIRAQYGSEKVDATLEHNSALLDEYNMKFGVYSYSMYENPDDARYEAQTLYNRAPKASFYINDFEQNFVTSGTTDESTSAWYDEMKGLAGNKKVLFYSYENFMTQHASNSVGDYDGFWIANYNPDEPTREHVLWQYTDSYHSPELDQNVDANYTGPGVNPDWFTS from the coding sequence ATGGTTTCTACAATTAAAAAAAGTTTAGTCTCATTGAGTGTTATTCTCGCTTCAACTTTCACTTTCCACTCAGCCCAAGCTGCTGAAAATACTACAAGCGAAAAAGGTACCATGGGTTACGGTTATCAGAAGTACATAGAGAAACATCCTGAAAAATTTTCAAAACAAAAAGCAACAGGTGATTCGAATAACATCAAACCTGAAGCAGGAGCAACATCAAATGGCGAACGTATCCTGGATATCTCTGAATGGCAAGGTGATTTAACTGCTAATCAAGTCAAAGACCTAAAAGCCAATTATGATTTTATTATTATTCGTGCTCAATATGGTTCAGAAAAAGTCGATGCAACTTTAGAACATAACTCTGCTTTATTAGATGAATACAATATGAAATTCGGCGTCTATTCTTATAGTATGTATGAAAACCCAGATGATGCGCGCTATGAGGCACAAACTTTATATAATCGTGCTCCAAAAGCGAGCTTCTACATTAATGACTTTGAGCAAAATTTTGTAACATCTGGCACTACAGATGAAAGTACATCTGCATGGTATGATGAAATGAAGGGATTAGCAGGAAATAAGAAAGTCCTATTTTATTCTTACGAAAACTTCATGACTCAACATGCTTCCAATTCTGTGGGCGACTATGATGGTTTTTGGATTGCAAATTACAATCCAGATGAACCAACTCGCGAACACGTATTATGGCAGTATACAGATTCCTATCATTCACCTGAATTAGACCAAAATGTAGATGCAAATTATACAGGGCCAGGTGTAAACCCAGACTGGTTTACTTCTTAA
- the ychF gene encoding redox-regulated ATPase YchF — protein MALTAGIVGLPNVGKSTLFNAITKAGALAANYPFATIDPNVGIVEVPDSRLNVLTEMVQPKKTLPTTFEFTDIAGIVKGASKGEGLGNKFLSHIREVDAICQVVRAFEDDNVTHVSGRVDPIDDIEVINMELVLADLESVEKRLPKVEKMARQKDPDSVNEVRILTRIKEALEEGQPVRGLEFTEEDQKYVNQAQLLTSKEMLYIANVGEDEIGDEDNEKVKKIREYADAEESEVIVISAKIEEEIATLDDEDREMFLEDLGIEEPGLDRLIRTTYDLLGLATYFTAGVQEVRAWTFIKGMTAPQCAGIIHTDFERGFIRAEVTSYEDYVAYDGENGAKEAGKQRLEGKEYIMKDGDVVHFRFNV, from the coding sequence ATGGCTTTAACAGCAGGTATTGTCGGTTTACCTAACGTAGGTAAATCTACACTTTTCAATGCAATTACAAAAGCAGGTGCGCTTGCAGCAAACTACCCATTCGCAACAATTGATCCAAACGTAGGTATCGTGGAAGTACCGGATAGCAGATTGAATGTTCTAACTGAAATGGTACAACCAAAGAAAACACTCCCGACAACATTTGAGTTTACTGATATTGCAGGAATAGTAAAGGGTGCATCTAAAGGTGAAGGGCTAGGAAATAAATTCTTGTCCCATATCCGTGAAGTAGATGCGATTTGTCAGGTCGTGCGTGCATTCGAAGATGACAATGTCACACATGTTTCTGGACGTGTAGATCCGATTGATGATATCGAAGTGATTAATATGGAATTAGTATTAGCCGACTTAGAATCTGTAGAAAAAAGATTACCTAAAGTTGAAAAAATGGCAAGACAAAAAGATCCAGATTCAGTTAATGAAGTGCGCATTTTAACTAGAATCAAAGAAGCATTAGAAGAAGGTCAACCTGTGAGAGGATTAGAATTTACGGAAGAAGACCAAAAATATGTAAATCAAGCACAATTATTAACATCTAAAGAAATGCTCTATATAGCTAATGTTGGAGAAGATGAAATTGGCGATGAAGATAATGAAAAAGTTAAAAAAATCCGCGAATATGCAGATGCGGAAGAATCTGAAGTTATCGTTATTAGTGCGAAAATAGAAGAAGAAATTGCTACCTTAGATGACGAAGATAGAGAAATGTTCTTAGAAGATTTAGGTATTGAAGAACCAGGGTTAGACCGTTTAATTCGTACAACATATGATTTATTAGGTTTAGCAACCTATTTCACAGCTGGCGTACAAGAAGTACGTGCGTGGACATTTATAAAAGGTATGACAGCCCCACAATGTGCTGGTATCATCCATACAGACTTTGAGAGAGGCTTTATACGTGCCGAAGTGACGAGCTATGAGGATTATGTAGCATATGATGGTGAAAATGGTGCCAAAGAAGCGGGTAAACAACGCTTGGAAGGTAAAGAGTACATTATGAAAGATGGAGACGTCGTACACTTTAGATTTAATGTTTAA
- a CDS encoding DUF951 domain-containing protein yields the protein MTSNYGLNDIVEMKKQHACGTNRFKIIRVGADIRIKCENCQRSIMIPRQTFNKKLKKILVSHQDTENKENE from the coding sequence ATGACATCTAATTACGGTTTAAATGATATTGTAGAGATGAAAAAACAACATGCATGTGGTACGAATCGTTTTAAAATCATTCGCGTAGGTGCAGACATCCGGATAAAATGTGAAAATTGTCAAAGAAGTATTATGATTCCAAGACAAACATTTAATAAAAAATTAAAAAAAATATTAGTATCACATCAAGATACTGAAAATAAGGAGAATGAATAA
- a CDS encoding mechanosensitive ion channel family protein produces the protein MNQVKSIFYSLIEPLMKPETYQTLVSNIVMIVVYIIVAWIVLRFINKGIEQFFKIQNKGKKANKKRSKTLVSLIQNVVSYVVWFIVLTTVLSKFGISVEGIIASAGVVGLAVGFGAQTVVKDIITGFFIIFENQFDVGDYVKINSAGTTVAEGTVKSIGLRSTRINTITGELTTLPNGSMGEITNYSVTNGEAIVEIPISVNEDVEQVESILNPHFEALRSKYYLFISNPQVIGINSITRDEIMLSISAETIPGEGAAGARILRKEILKLFKLEEIKVPQPMMVQYDPNQQNNV, from the coding sequence TTGAATCAAGTTAAAAGTATCTTTTATTCATTAATAGAACCTTTAATGAAGCCGGAAACATATCAAACGCTAGTTTCTAACATCGTTATGATTGTTGTATATATCATAGTTGCGTGGATAGTCTTGCGTTTTATTAATAAGGGAATAGAGCAATTCTTTAAAATTCAAAATAAGGGTAAAAAGGCAAATAAAAAACGTTCAAAAACATTAGTATCACTCATTCAAAATGTAGTATCATATGTAGTATGGTTTATAGTGTTGACAACAGTGTTAAGTAAATTTGGTATCAGTGTTGAAGGTATCATTGCAAGTGCTGGTGTTGTAGGTTTAGCTGTTGGGTTTGGTGCACAGACAGTTGTGAAGGATATCATTACAGGTTTCTTTATTATTTTTGAGAATCAATTTGACGTAGGTGATTATGTTAAAATTAATAGCGCTGGTACAACAGTGGCAGAAGGTACTGTGAAATCAATAGGTTTAAGGTCTACTCGAATTAATACAATTACAGGTGAATTAACGACATTGCCGAACGGTAGTATGGGTGAGATTACAAACTATTCGGTAACGAATGGCGAAGCTATTGTAGAAATTCCTATTTCTGTGAATGAAGATGTGGAACAAGTTGAAAGTATTTTAAACCCACACTTTGAAGCATTACGCTCTAAATACTATTTATTTATATCAAATCCACAAGTCATTGGTATTAATTCAATTACGAGAGATGAGATCATGTTGAGTATATCTGCAGAAACAATACCTGGTGAAGGTGCAGCTGGTGCAAGGATTTTAAGGAAAGAAATTTTAAAATTATTCAAATTGGAAGAAATCAAAGTGCCACAACCTATGATGGTACAATATGATCCTAACCAACAAAATAACGTATAG
- a CDS encoding DUF2294 domain-containing protein, with protein sequence MKTTKGTYESEISKAITQWEKDFLGRGSLSVKTDILRDMIIVSLQGVLTQAEYKVCETNEGLLTIKKTRSKLVESGIEALNDIVLSVTGEQVKSFHTDLSSRTGERVMIFKLYNDLEKQFSEEHKSL encoded by the coding sequence ATGAAAACAACTAAAGGCACTTATGAGTCTGAAATCAGCAAAGCAATTACACAATGGGAAAAAGACTTCCTAGGCCGCGGATCTCTTTCTGTAAAAACAGATATATTGCGCGATATGATAATCGTAAGTTTACAAGGCGTATTAACACAAGCAGAATACAAAGTTTGTGAAACAAATGAAGGCTTATTAACAATTAAAAAAACACGTTCCAAATTAGTGGAGTCGGGTATAGAAGCGCTTAATGATATCGTACTATCCGTCACAGGTGAACAAGTTAAAAGTTTCCATACAGACTTAAGTTCACGCACAGGTGAACGTGTAATGATTTTTAAACTTTACAATGATTTAGAAAAACAATTCTCAGAAGAACATAAGTCATTATAA